The following is a genomic window from Rutidosis leptorrhynchoides isolate AG116_Rl617_1_P2 chromosome 8, CSIRO_AGI_Rlap_v1, whole genome shotgun sequence.
AATCAGATTATGGGATTTGGCCACGTGTAATCTTTGGATCTCAATTATTGCAGATGCTACCAATGCCAAAGCATTGAGTACATGACCAATTCCAATTTGTTGGAGAGGTGTTAAAGGTCGACCAATTAGCTTACGCCACATAGGATGAATCAAACGGTCAAGGATGAGTAATGAGATACTTGTTGCTAAAGTGTTGAAAAATAAGAAAGATGCAGCAGGGATTTTGAAGCTTGAACCAAATAAGTGTCTATCCATTGTTAAAGCTTGAAGAATGGTGAAGTTATTAAACATGCCAACAAGACCACTCAACAAAACACTTGAAGACCATAGTGGCATTATTTTTATTAAGGTTTTTAAATCTTCAACTTCTTGTACAGTACTTAGGCTCCATGATCTTGATTTTGGACCATCAGATTCAATCTTTAGGGCCCCGCGGTTTAAGAACCTACATGGTGATCATGTTGATGAGAAATTAGTTGGAACAATATAGACAAAATATCACGaatggtccctctagtttgtaTCGGATTACACTCGTGGTCCCTGTACTATTTTTCCGTCAAGGATGGTTCATGTGGTTTGCACTTGAATCACCGGTGGTCCTGTGGTTTGCACGTGAATCACCGGTGGTCCATGTGGTCTACACTTCAATCATCGGTGGTCCCTGTTTTTTTTCCTCTGTCAAACATGGTCATGTGGTTTGTACTTGAATCACCCATCCACGTGGTAGTGTGGTGCAATCCACAGGGACCATCCTTGATGGAAATAACCAAACCACAGGGCCTGTGATTCAAGTGCAGACCACAGGGATCATTCTTGACGAAAAAAAGGTACAGGACCATGAATGTAATACGATACAAACACATCAACGATATTTTGTCAacgaaataaaatatataaacatagcTACATATATAGGAACAAGTTTTTTGAGTTGATGAAATTTTGTGGTTGTACCTAAAACTATCTGATGGGGCTGTGCTAGATTTATCGTCGACATCATAGTTATACACTTGGCCAACTCTTGACGAAACCCTCCTCTTCCTCACAGCTGCAACGATAACTTGAGCAATGCTAGTAAAAGGACTCCCTTTAGGTTTCATTCGTCGGTAAAATTTCATTCCTGACAAGAACAGGATCAATGCAACTAGGTTGGTAGCAACTGTGATCCCAAATCCTAAAGTCCAACTCACATTATCTTGAACATAAATAATGGCAGTTGAACTAATCGCACTAGCAACGTACATAACACAATAGTACCAATTGAAATAGATTCCAATACTTTTAGGATCGTCAAACTGATCAGCTCCCATTGTTGCAGTTGTGAAACGCGTGCCCCCAAATCCTAAGCATGCTAATCCTAACGTTGCATACAGAACTCCGTATTGGTAATGCGTTGGAGACTCGCATGGTAGAGACGTGTTGGTACATGGTGAAGGTCTTAATGAAGGAAATGAAGCTGTTAATGTCATTAACGACAAGCCCTGAAATGATTTCAATCATTTTTCTTATAAAAAAGACATTGATCGAATCAACTTACTACTCCTTCCGTCCCAATTATATTGTCTCCACACAAAACAAAAACATACAGTTTACTTTTTGTTAACTTCTGATTTTACCTTTTTTACGTGTACTTGGCAAACGAGTCAGGTCGGGtcatttgggtaacgggtcaaaacagttttgggttgaaatgggtcatggtcAAACGGGTAAGATTTTTAAACGGGTCCAAATGGGTcgggttgggtaacgggtcaaaacgggTCATGGGTCAAATCAGTTAGATGATTCCAAAAGGATCATATATTTTACATTTATGATTACGTTTTACGTTTACATTTATACTTCTACATTTGAATTTTACATTTATGATTACGTTTGACGAATGAAACTTGTTATGATCTTTATGTTCCACCTATTTGACTCATTCACAAGACCCATTACACTTATCCATATTTATTAAGCTTTAGGAATTGATACTCATTTGACATGTTCTTTTATATTTTGTAAGGACCCAATAGGTTGGAAGGAAACCTATTGAACATTTTCTAGGTTTTGGTTTACATTGTGAGGCCTAATTTTTCTTAAGATCAAGttgacccgaaagcttgacccaATTGCCCAAATTTAAGAGTATGAGTCTCAATTGCCAGGCGTAGTTTTACGTATATACATTTAAGGGTATAAAAAGAACTTTAGCTcattattcttatttatttatggaagtaaataaatactccgtaattaataaaaATGGGACGGAGAGAGTATATGATTGTGTATGTAAATTACCAGGAGTGAAACTATAGAGAAGACTGTGATGACAATGAAGGGGCAATAGAACGAGTCGGAAATGATAGCTGCAACGAGTGGAAATAAAAAGAAGCAACCGAGGACGATGTTGTTGATTTGAGTGGCGTCGATGCTTTTAACGTTGTACTCGGTGATAAGGTACACAATCAGGTTTCCTACCCACCCTCATGATGCCAAGGTTAGAGCTAACATGCATCCTGCATCATAACCACCAAAAATTATAATTTGTTCTAGCAAAATGAGAGTAGCTAATCATCGTGGGCCGTCTATATAATTACGTCTATTGGTGTAAATGACCTGAGTCAAGCTCAAATTTTACTAGGCTCGAGCTCAGCTTGTTTAGAGCATAGTATATTAAGCTCGAACTGAACTTAGTTGAAAATATACAAGCTTGAGCTCCGCTCGAGTTTCACTcg
Proteins encoded in this region:
- the LOC139863042 gene encoding protein NRT1/ PTR FAMILY 2.7-like yields the protein MTLTASFPSLRPSPCTNTSLPCESPTHYQYGVLYATLGLACLGFGGTRFTTATMGADQFDDPKSIGIYFNWYYCVMYVASAISSTAIIYVQDNVSWTLGFGITVATNLVALILFLSGMKFYRRMKPKGSPFTSIAQVIVAAVRKRRVSSRVGQVYNYDVDDKSSTAPSDSFRFLNRGALKIESDGPKSRSWSLSTVQEVEDLKTLIKIMPLWSSSVLLSGLVGMFNNFTILQALTMDRHLFGSSFKIPAASFLFFNTLATSISLLILDRLIHPMWRKLIGRPLTPLQQIGIGHVLNALALVASAIIEIQRLHVAKSHNLIGLNDGRTTIVPLAAMWLVVPLAILGTSEGFLFPGQILLYYQEFPTSLRGTSTAMISLLVAVGFYLSTGITSLIRKSTSWLMDDLNEGRLDIVYWMLAAIGLVNFGYFLICAKMFKHKLDKHDQSLDNVASS